CTCGCCAGGGCCACCGGCGACCCCCTCCACCTGATCCTGCCGATGGTCGCCACCGAGGAGGACTACGCCAACGCGCGGCGCTACCTCGGCCTGGACCGGCCGCTCCACCTTCAGTACGTGAAGTTCGTCACCAACGCGGTGACGGGTGACTTCGGCATATCGCTCAGGGCGCGCCGTCCCGTCACCGACCTGATCAAGGAGCGCCTCCCGAACTCGCTCAAGCTGGCGGCCTTCTCGATGGCGGTGAGCATGCTCCTCGCCTTCCCCCTCGGGGTGATGGCGGCCGTCAGGAAGGACACGCGCACGGATCGGACTGCCCAGGTGATCGCCGCGCTCGGGCAGTCGCTCCCGACGTTCTGGGTGGGGATCGTGCTGATCGAAGTCGTGGCGGGGCGGCTCCAGTGGCTCCCGGCGGGAGGAACGGGAAGCCTGGCCCACTACATCCTCCCCGGCTTCACGCTCGGGTGGTTCGTCGTGGCGGGCATGATGCGCCTCCTGC
This DNA window, taken from Candidatus Rokuibacteriota bacterium, encodes the following:
- a CDS encoding ABC transporter permease — encoded protein: MRRFILTRLVQSLVALAILSVVVFALARATGDPLHLILPMVATEEDYANARRYLGLDRPLHLQYVKFVTNAVTGDFGISLRARRPVTDLIKERLPNSLKLAAFSMAVSMLLAFPLGVMAAVRKDTRTDRTAQVIAALGQSLPTFWVGIVLIEVVAGRLQWLPAGGTGSLAHYILPGFTLGWFVVAGMMRLLRSGMLDVLDAEYVKMARVKGVAERWVIWQHALKNALIPVVTFAGIYFAILVTTAIVVETVFAWPGIGRLAYEAITSRDFPVIQAVVLLTAAIVATVNLLVDCLYAFIDPRIRYAS